From a single Anaerolineae bacterium genomic region:
- a CDS encoding Dynamin family protein, producing the protein MSYARDTNTSATAEPGLRTAGEDLGELLELAVVRLETLGSEYAPDRDRLMSLMQRLREQQLHLAVLGQFKRGKSTLLNALIGADILPAAVVPLTAVPTLLRWGPDLSMRVFYQDDHRQERFDGESTEDVAARLARYVSEEGNPHNRMGVAHVEVTYPSPFLSDGVVLIDTPGIGSTLRHNTEATLDFLPQCDAALFLVSADPPMTQAEMEFLKAVRAKVPRLFFVLNKVDYLSPEELEHALRFLRRLLEKESCLTDDTPVFTVSARQGLEAVENQDADLWQRSGLPELQEHLSAFLRHEKGAALERAVALKAADSVAGSLAQVRLAIRSLELPLSELERRARLLQETVDQAREQALAAKDRLRGDRERTVAFLEEQAAQLRERSRAHLIQAVQEHLGDGPGQVPDEKAAGEALAAAIPEFFQRELETTAEELRARVTAVLHPHQERADDLIELVRSTAAELFEVPYRAPESSEAFEAGRRPFWVTHKWNPIITPIPEEVLDKLLPARMRRKRVLDRLGYQIESLVRHNVENLRWATLQDLNEAFRQFGLSLDERLRDTVAATQGAVQAAWSKRRERAEGVAEEKERLLVAARELASIGNRLRDLAGLAQ; encoded by the coding sequence ATGTCCTACGCTCGAGACACGAACACATCTGCTACCGCCGAGCCCGGCCTGCGCACTGCCGGCGAGGACCTCGGGGAGCTTCTGGAGCTGGCCGTCGTCCGCCTGGAGACGCTTGGCTCTGAGTACGCTCCAGATCGAGACCGACTGATGTCGCTGATGCAGCGACTGAGGGAGCAGCAGCTTCACCTGGCCGTACTGGGCCAGTTCAAGCGGGGCAAGAGCACTCTGCTCAATGCGCTCATCGGCGCGGACATCCTGCCAGCCGCAGTAGTCCCGCTCACAGCCGTGCCCACCCTGCTACGCTGGGGGCCGGATCTGAGCATGCGGGTATTCTACCAGGACGACCACCGTCAGGAGCGTTTCGACGGCGAGAGCACCGAGGACGTGGCGGCTCGTCTCGCCCGCTACGTCAGCGAAGAAGGCAACCCTCACAACAGGATGGGAGTAGCTCACGTCGAGGTGACCTACCCTTCGCCTTTCCTGAGTGATGGCGTAGTCCTGATAGACACCCCGGGCATTGGATCTACCCTCCGCCACAACACCGAGGCCACGCTCGACTTCTTGCCTCAGTGCGACGCCGCGCTCTTCCTCGTCTCCGCCGATCCGCCCATGACCCAGGCCGAGATGGAGTTCCTGAAAGCGGTGCGCGCCAAGGTTCCCCGACTGTTCTTCGTCCTCAACAAGGTGGACTACCTCAGTCCGGAGGAGCTCGAGCATGCCCTCCGCTTCTTGCGGCGGCTGCTGGAGAAGGAGAGCTGCCTCACCGACGACACCCCCGTGTTCACGGTGTCGGCTCGGCAGGGACTGGAGGCGGTTGAGAACCAGGACGCAGACCTGTGGCAGCGCAGTGGGCTTCCGGAACTGCAAGAGCATCTTTCCGCCTTCCTCCGCCACGAGAAGGGGGCGGCGCTGGAGAGAGCCGTGGCCCTCAAGGCGGCCGACAGCGTAGCCGGCTCCCTGGCTCAGGTCCGCCTGGCCATTCGCTCCCTGGAGTTGCCCCTTTCTGAACTGGAACGGCGTGCCCGTCTGCTTCAGGAGACGGTTGACCAGGCCAGGGAGCAAGCCCTTGCCGCCAAAGACCGCCTCCGAGGCGACCGGGAGAGGACGGTGGCGTTCCTGGAAGAGCAGGCCGCCCAACTACGCGAGCGGTCGAGAGCCCACCTCATCCAGGCCGTTCAGGAACATCTGGGCGACGGGCCCGGCCAGGTGCCCGACGAGAAGGCTGCCGGCGAGGCGCTGGCAGCCGCCATCCCCGAGTTCTTCCAGCGCGAGCTGGAGACCACAGCCGAGGAGCTTCGGGCCCGGGTGACTGCCGTGCTGCATCCGCATCAGGAGCGAGCGGACGATCTCATAGAGTTGGTTCGCTCCACCGCGGCAGAGCTGTTTGAGGTGCCCTACCGGGCTCCGGAGAGCAGTGAGGCGTTCGAGGCTGGTCGCCGGCCTTTCTGGGTCACCCACAAGTGGAACCCGATCATCACCCCCATCCCCGAGGAGGTGTTGGACAAGCTCTTGCCCGCGCGCATGCGACGCAAGCGAGTGCTGGACCGGCTGGGCTACCAGATCGAGTCCTTGGTCAGGCACAATGTGGAGAACCTCCGCTGGGCAACCTTGCAGGACCTCAACGAAGCCTTCCGCCAGTTCGGCCTGAGCCTGGACGAGCGGCTGCGGGATACGGTCGCCGCCACCCAGGGAGCGGTGCAGGCGGCCTGGAGCAAGCGCCGTGAGCGCGCCGAGGGTGTAGCGGAGGAAAAGGAGCGCCTCCTGGTGGCGGCAAGGGAACTGGCGTCGATCGGGAACCGCCTTCGGGATTTGGCTGGGCTAGCGCAGTGA
- a CDS encoding diacylglycerol kinase family lipid kinase: MEGSSLSQRKLFVVLNPRGGHADPAAVRQALRAHLRPPQWLCDIYEVTGSEDLVPVVRQAVEEGCHAVAAAGGDGTVSAAANGLVGTRVPLAILPVGTGNSMARELGLPLSLDRACALIAGAHQVRAIDLMKVGERYYCLNVSAGLSGQAMRDTTGESKHRYGIVAYVITALRALAGFQPRRFFLEIDGRYVSSRGSDVLVVNGTTPVHSLVRPGLATQLDDGRLGVYVIRARTLLDYAILAWVLVWGLERGDPRVRVYEATRSVTIQARPPAVVQGDGEGIGETPVTVSLVRQALRVIVPARPADTRNLADAVMDRVRRPGDSRLGD; this comes from the coding sequence TTGGAAGGTTCGTCGCTCTCCCAGCGCAAGCTGTTCGTGGTCCTCAACCCCAGGGGCGGCCACGCCGACCCTGCCGCCGTGCGCCAGGCGCTGCGCGCCCATCTCAGGCCACCGCAGTGGCTGTGCGACATCTATGAGGTGACGGGCAGCGAGGACCTGGTGCCGGTAGTGAGACAGGCAGTCGAGGAAGGCTGTCATGCGGTGGCGGCCGCCGGGGGCGATGGCACCGTGTCAGCAGCGGCGAACGGCCTGGTCGGCACTCGGGTACCTCTGGCCATCTTGCCGGTGGGGACAGGGAACAGCATGGCCCGAGAGCTGGGCTTGCCGCTCTCGCTGGACCGGGCCTGCGCCCTCATTGCCGGCGCGCACCAGGTGCGAGCCATAGACCTCATGAAGGTGGGGGAAAGGTATTACTGCCTGAACGTCAGCGCTGGGCTCAGCGGCCAGGCCATGCGGGATACCACCGGGGAGAGCAAGCACCGGTACGGAATCGTGGCCTACGTCATCACCGCCTTGCGCGCTCTGGCCGGCTTCCAGCCCCGTCGGTTCTTCCTGGAGATAGATGGGCGTTACGTGAGCAGCCGCGGATCGGACGTTCTGGTGGTCAATGGCACCACGCCCGTCCATTCCCTGGTGCGCCCCGGCCTGGCTACTCAGCTGGATGACGGCCGCCTGGGCGTGTACGTCATCCGCGCTCGCACGCTTCTGGACTACGCCATCCTGGCTTGGGTCCTGGTCTGGGGGCTGGAACGAGGGGACCCTAGGGTGCGGGTCTACGAGGCGACTCGCTCGGTAACCATCCAAGCTCGCCCTCCCGCCGTAGTCCAGGGAGACGGTGAGGGCATCGGGGAGACGCCCGTCACGGTGAGCCTGGTGCGGCAGGCTCTGAGGGTTATCGTCCCCGCCCGCCCCGCCGATACTCGCAACCTGGCCGACGCCGTGATGGACAGGGTCCGGCGACCGGGGGATTCCCGCCTGGGCGACTAA
- a CDS encoding GDSL family lipase: protein MSLILSPDDPRLTWQGAVSVQYTNGFAIPWRIPYRDGALYPLPLVERAAMPAGVRLSFFSDTTILAGGLVPWPSASDPDPAQEASPLDLYCDRVMVGRAALTQAGEFRFEGLSAGAKLVELWLPQFGVFRMRSLELSDGASVWPFEDGRPRWVTYGSSITHCRAAESPSFTWPAIVAREHGLNLTCLGFGGQCHLDPLMARVMRDLPADYISLKVGINIKGAASLNERTFRSGIVGFVQIVRENHPEVPLVLISPIYSPPHEDEPNQVGFTLATMRDEVAEAAIALVRNGDCNVHYLDGRELLGPGDESFLAEDGVHPTAEGYKLIGRRFLEKVAKLVFV, encoded by the coding sequence TTGTCCCTCATCCTGAGCCCCGACGACCCCCGCCTGACCTGGCAGGGGGCGGTCTCGGTGCAGTACACCAACGGCTTCGCTATACCCTGGCGCATCCCCTACCGTGACGGCGCTCTCTATCCCTTGCCCCTGGTGGAGCGCGCCGCCATGCCCGCCGGAGTGCGGCTATCCTTTTTCAGCGACACCACCATCCTCGCTGGGGGTCTAGTGCCCTGGCCATCCGCGTCGGACCCGGACCCGGCACAGGAGGCCAGCCCGCTGGACCTCTACTGCGACAGGGTGATGGTGGGGCGGGCGGCGCTGACTCAGGCGGGGGAGTTCCGCTTCGAGGGCTTGTCGGCAGGGGCGAAGCTAGTGGAGCTGTGGCTGCCCCAGTTCGGAGTTTTCCGGATGCGATCTCTGGAGCTGAGCGATGGCGCCTCAGTCTGGCCCTTCGAGGACGGAAGGCCGCGGTGGGTAACCTATGGCAGCTCCATCACTCACTGCAGGGCAGCGGAGTCGCCCTCCTTCACCTGGCCGGCCATCGTCGCCCGGGAGCACGGGCTGAACCTGACCTGTCTGGGCTTCGGAGGGCAATGTCATTTGGACCCGCTCATGGCGCGGGTGATGCGAGATCTCCCTGCCGATTACATCTCGCTGAAGGTGGGGATCAACATCAAAGGTGCAGCCAGCCTGAACGAGCGGACGTTCCGCTCCGGCATTGTGGGCTTCGTCCAGATCGTGCGGGAGAACCACCCCGAGGTGCCGCTGGTGCTGATCTCACCCATCTACTCGCCGCCCCACGAGGACGAGCCTAACCAGGTGGGCTTCACTCTGGCGACGATGCGGGATGAGGTGGCGGAGGCGGCCATCGCCTTGGTGCGGAACGGGGACTGCAACGTTCACTACCTCGATGGCAGGGAGCTGCTGGGCCCGGGAGACGAGAGCTTCCTGGCCGAGGATGGAGTGCATCCTACGGCGGAGGGCTATAAGCTAATAGGACGCCGCTTCTTGGAGAAGGTGGCTAAGCTGGTCTTCGTGTGA
- a CDS encoding NUDIX hydrolase: MDPIWLEWAKRLQAIAQDALAYCANPFDRERFEQVRQIAVEIVSRYADAPEERVRELFAGEEGYATPKVDLRGVVFQDERILLVRERRDMRWTLPGGWADVGDSPSEGVEREVREESGYEVRAVKLLALYDRNKHPHPPHPQHIYKLFFLCQLLGGEPRESIETAGVGFFAEDELPELSLTRVLPEQIHRFFEHLRHPEWPTEFD, encoded by the coding sequence ATGGACCCCATATGGCTCGAGTGGGCCAAGAGGCTACAGGCTATTGCGCAGGACGCTCTGGCCTATTGCGCCAACCCCTTCGACCGGGAACGTTTCGAGCAGGTGCGTCAGATAGCAGTGGAGATCGTCTCCCGCTATGCCGACGCGCCGGAGGAGCGGGTGCGAGAGCTATTCGCGGGCGAGGAGGGGTACGCCACCCCCAAGGTGGACCTGCGGGGAGTGGTCTTTCAAGACGAACGCATATTGCTGGTGCGAGAGAGGCGAGACATGCGCTGGACGCTACCCGGTGGGTGGGCCGACGTGGGCGACTCACCCTCGGAAGGGGTCGAGCGCGAGGTGCGCGAGGAGTCGGGCTACGAGGTACGGGCTGTCAAGCTGCTAGCTCTGTACGACCGGAACAAGCATCCCCACCCACCTCACCCGCAGCACATCTACAAGCTGTTTTTCCTCTGTCAGTTGCTGGGCGGTGAGCCCAGGGAGAGCATAGAGACCGCCGGCGTGGGCTTCTTCGCGGAGGATGAGCTGCCGGAGCTGTCGCTGACGCGGGTGCTGCCGGAGCAGATCCATCGCTTCTTCGAGCACCTGCGACACCCGGAGTGGCCCACGGAGTTCGACTGA
- a CDS encoding HEAT repeat domain-containing protein, translating to MGPQRVGESACDALLPSLSGPMRRDPEVCPSCGALLEGDDLAYLDKLILALTHPEPLTQRRAAYVLGLLGDERAVVPLARLLDTPADPYVLAEAANALGAIGGASACALLEELARDENRSVIVRRAARRALDGCDPGGLRPSL from the coding sequence ATGGGCCCGCAGCGTGTAGGAGAATCCGCCTGTGATGCGCTTCTGCCCTCGCTGTCTGGGCCGATGCGACGCGACCCAGAGGTGTGCCCCAGTTGTGGCGCCCTCCTGGAGGGGGACGATCTGGCCTACCTGGACAAGCTCATCCTTGCCCTCACCCACCCTGAACCCCTAACCCAGCGCCGAGCGGCATACGTGCTGGGCCTGCTGGGCGATGAGCGGGCAGTAGTACCCCTGGCAAGGCTGCTAGACACTCCCGCCGACCCGTATGTGCTTGCCGAGGCTGCCAACGCTCTGGGTGCCATAGGGGGTGCCTCGGCCTGTGCCCTCCTGGAGGAGCTGGCGAGAGACGAGAATCGGTCGGTGATCGTGCGTCGGGCGGCTCGAAGGGCACTTGACGGGTGTGATCCTGGAGGCTTGCGTCCGTCTCTGTAG